One segment of Rhodanobacter thiooxydans DNA contains the following:
- a CDS encoding PQQ-dependent sugar dehydrogenase, producing MRLLLPLLLILSSLPALAAPPPLDRLTLPKGFHIAVYADQVPDAREIALGAKGTVFVGSNDAGKVYALTDTNGDGVADKVRVIASGLQLPVGVAFKGGDLYVSAVSRIYVLRDIENHLDDPPKPAVITDKLPTETHHGWKFIAFGPDGKLYVPIGAPCNICDPGPDHGKLIRMNADGSGWQDVARGIRNTVGFDWQPGTKRLWFTDNGRDEMGDDMPSDELNEITRPGEHFGYPYCHQGDTLDPEFGKGHSCKDYVPPVLKLGAHVASLGMRFYQGRQFPASYKGAILIAEHGSWNRTRKSGYRVMTVRLNGSKVVSYEPLVSGFEQDESAWGRPADVQPLPDGSVLVSDDLAGAVYRVTYKP from the coding sequence ATGCGCCTGCTGCTGCCATTGCTGCTGATCCTGTCGTCGCTGCCGGCGCTGGCCGCGCCGCCGCCGCTCGACCGGCTGACCCTGCCGAAGGGTTTCCACATCGCGGTGTATGCCGACCAGGTGCCGGACGCGCGCGAGATCGCGCTGGGCGCGAAGGGCACGGTGTTCGTCGGTTCCAACGATGCCGGCAAGGTCTATGCACTCACCGACACGAACGGCGACGGCGTCGCGGACAAGGTGCGGGTGATCGCCAGCGGCCTGCAGCTACCGGTGGGCGTGGCGTTCAAGGGGGGCGACCTGTACGTCTCCGCGGTGAGCCGCATCTACGTGCTGCGCGACATCGAGAACCACCTGGACGACCCGCCGAAGCCGGCGGTGATCACCGACAAGCTGCCCACCGAAACCCACCACGGCTGGAAGTTCATCGCATTCGGCCCGGACGGCAAGCTGTATGTGCCGATCGGTGCGCCGTGCAACATCTGCGACCCGGGCCCGGATCACGGCAAGCTGATCCGCATGAACGCCGACGGCAGCGGCTGGCAGGACGTGGCCCGCGGCATCCGCAACACGGTCGGCTTCGACTGGCAGCCGGGCACGAAGCGCCTGTGGTTCACCGACAACGGCCGCGACGAGATGGGCGACGACATGCCCAGCGACGAGTTGAACGAGATCACCCGCCCCGGCGAGCACTTCGGTTATCCGTACTGCCACCAGGGCGACACGCTCGACCCGGAATTTGGCAAGGGTCACAGCTGCAAGGACTACGTGCCGCCGGTGCTGAAGCTGGGCGCACATGTGGCCTCGCTCGGCATGCGTTTCTACCAAGGCAGGCAGTTTCCGGCCAGCTACAAGGGCGCGATCCTCATCGCCGAACACGGCTCGTGGAACCGCACCAGGAAATCCGGCTACCGGGTGATGACGGTGCGTTTGAACGGCAGCAAGGTGGTCTCGTACGAACCGCTGGTCAGCGGCTTCGAGCAGGACGAAAGCGCCTGGGGCCGTCCGGCCGACGTGCAACCACTGCCCGACGGCAGCGTGCTGGTCAGCGATGACCTGGCCGGGGCGGTGTATCGGGTGACGTACAAGCCGTGA
- a CDS encoding GIY-YIG nuclease family protein, which translates to MRRHLVAKCDSCLRRNDGIKEAVRSPITIKSSFLRRQESRLNTRENAMDRRQPCVYTLASKKNGVLYIGVTGDLVKRIWQHRNDVVEGFTNRYRIHTLVWYELHPTMESAILREKTLKAWKRDWKMRLIKLGNTEWQDLYPTIL; encoded by the coding sequence GTGCGGCGCCATCTGGTTGCAAAGTGCGATTCCTGCCTGCGCAGGAATGACGGGATAAAAGAAGCGGTCCGCTCGCCCATAACCATCAAGTCGTCATTCCTGCGCAGGCAGGAATCGCGTCTCAACACCAGAGAAAACGCCATGGACAGGCGACAACCTTGCGTCTACACGCTGGCCAGCAAGAAGAATGGCGTCCTCTACATCGGTGTCACCGGCGATCTGGTCAAACGCATCTGGCAACACAGGAACGATGTGGTCGAAGGTTTTACCAACCGCTATCGCATTCATACGTTGGTCTGGTACGAACTTCACCCCACCATGGAGTCGGCGATCCTGCGCGAGAAGACGCTCAAGGCCTGGAAGCGCGACTGGAAGATGCGGTTGATCAAGCTGGGCAATACCGAGTGGCAGGACTTGTATCCGACTATCCTGTAG
- a CDS encoding YbhB/YbcL family Raf kinase inhibitor-like protein — MHLRSDNFANGQPIPAEFAFGKRGDPVALSDNRSPQLAWKDAPPATRSFVLTCIDPDVPSRGDDVNQAGRTVPADLPRVEFVHWLLANIPAECGELAAGACSDEVTARGKRTPFGPPGSVQGVNDYTGWFSGDADMGGEYLGYDGPCPPWNDTLLHHYHFKVHALDVAVLPLSGGFSLAELRAAMAGHVLAEAELVGTYSLNPALAG; from the coding sequence ATGCACCTGCGCAGCGACAACTTCGCCAACGGCCAGCCGATTCCCGCCGAGTTCGCGTTCGGCAAGCGCGGCGATCCGGTCGCGCTGTCCGACAACCGCAGCCCGCAGCTGGCGTGGAAGGACGCGCCACCGGCCACCCGCTCGTTCGTGCTCACCTGCATCGACCCCGACGTGCCCAGCCGCGGCGACGACGTGAACCAGGCCGGCCGCACCGTGCCTGCCGATCTGCCGCGGGTGGAGTTCGTGCACTGGCTGCTGGCGAACATTCCCGCCGAGTGCGGCGAGCTTGCCGCTGGCGCCTGCAGCGACGAAGTCACCGCGCGCGGCAAGCGCACGCCGTTCGGGCCACCGGGCAGCGTGCAGGGCGTCAACGACTACACCGGCTGGTTCAGCGGCGACGCCGACATGGGCGGCGAGTACCTCGGCTACGACGGCCCGTGCCCGCCGTGGAACGATACGTTGCTGCACCACTATCACTTCAAGGTGCACGCGCTCGATGTGGCCGTGCTGCCGTTGAGCGGCGGTTTCTCGCTGGCCGAACTGCGTGCGGCGATGGCCGGTCACGTGCTGGCCGAGGCGGAACTGGTCGGCACCTACAGCCTCAATCCGGCGCTCGCCGGCTGA
- a CDS encoding DUF1328 domain-containing protein — protein sequence MLHYALVFLIIAIIAAVLGFGGIAGAATGIAKILFIIFLILAVIAFFRRSS from the coding sequence ATGCTTCACTATGCCCTTGTTTTTCTGATCATCGCGATCATCGCCGCCGTGCTCGGCTTCGGCGGCATTGCGGGCGCGGCGACCGGGATCGCAAAAATCCTGTTCATCATTTTCCTGATCCTCGCGGTCATCGCGTTCTTCCGCCGCAGCAGTTGA
- a CDS encoding DUF883 family protein — protein MNKQVQSPEPATGDRIDERAERIKQATSEAVANTREKMERVADHVEEGLHRATDKAAGAAHQASDKATRVSERSREVYDETMDRADAWLEQARDYVREKPVQSVAIALGAGWLLGRILRR, from the coding sequence ATGAACAAGCAAGTCCAGTCCCCCGAACCAGCCACTGGCGACCGTATCGACGAGCGTGCCGAGCGGATCAAGCAGGCCACTTCCGAAGCGGTAGCCAACACCAGGGAAAAAATGGAACGCGTCGCCGACCACGTCGAGGAAGGCCTGCACCGCGCCACCGACAAGGCGGCCGGCGCCGCCCACCAGGCCAGCGACAAGGCCACGCGGGTCAGCGAGCGCAGTCGCGAGGTCTACGACGAGACGATGGATCGCGCCGACGCATGGCTGGAACAGGCGCGCGACTACGTACGCGAGAAGCCGGTGCAGTCGGTCGCCATCGCGCTCGGCGCCGGCTGGCTGCTCGGCCGCATCCTGCGACGTTGA
- a CDS encoding AI-2E family transporter yields MSDPGTLPPAPDAADTAAPARPVAPGTPGTPGTPDEPVLQVTHRLSVARGARRHLRALRMVLNVLLLLALLYTITLAKALLIPLVLAAFIGLALNPIVAFGARLHLPRWLTASVLMLGLVVGIGGGTGLLAQPAVGWFQGAPAAIRSFVPKLRSFTRPLEAANRATQTLVSGTTRAPAPPATPISLSTWDVVSTAPKVLAAVLGVLLLVFFFLIYGDSMLRRLVEITPSFAYKRHAVTIVRGIQAEVSRYLLTALLINASLGAVTTGMLWLYKVPDPLLWGAVAMFANFIPYVGAIVTTALLAVVCMLYASDASLQVFLPVLTFAGITAVEGNLITPFIQGASMRLSPIAILLWLLVWGWLWGIPGALLAVPMLTCTKLICERVRGWEWFAHIVQR; encoded by the coding sequence GTGAGCGACCCCGGAACGCTCCCGCCGGCGCCGGATGCCGCCGACACAGCCGCGCCGGCGCGACCGGTCGCGCCGGGCACGCCGGGCACGCCGGGCACGCCGGATGAGCCGGTCCTGCAGGTCACGCATCGCCTGAGTGTGGCGCGCGGCGCACGCCGCCATCTGCGCGCGTTGCGCATGGTGCTGAACGTGCTGCTGCTGCTGGCGTTGCTGTACACCATCACGCTGGCCAAGGCGCTGCTGATTCCGCTGGTGCTGGCCGCGTTCATCGGCCTGGCGCTGAACCCGATCGTCGCCTTCGGCGCGCGCCTGCACCTGCCGCGCTGGCTCACCGCCAGCGTGCTCATGCTCGGCCTGGTGGTCGGCATCGGCGGCGGCACGGGCCTGCTGGCGCAACCGGCGGTCGGCTGGTTCCAGGGTGCGCCGGCGGCGATCAGGAGCTTCGTGCCGAAACTGCGCAGCTTCACCCGGCCGCTGGAGGCGGCCAACCGCGCCACCCAGACCCTGGTCAGCGGCACCACCCGCGCGCCGGCGCCGCCTGCCACGCCGATCTCGCTCAGCACCTGGGACGTGGTCTCCACTGCGCCGAAGGTGCTGGCGGCGGTGCTCGGCGTACTGCTGCTGGTGTTCTTCTTCCTGATCTACGGTGACTCGATGTTGCGCCGGCTGGTGGAGATCACCCCCAGCTTCGCCTACAAGCGGCACGCGGTAACCATCGTGCGCGGCATCCAGGCCGAGGTGTCGCGCTACCTGCTCACCGCGCTGCTGATCAACGCCAGCCTCGGCGCGGTCACCACCGGCATGCTATGGCTGTACAAGGTGCCCGACCCGCTGCTGTGGGGCGCGGTGGCGATGTTCGCCAACTTCATTCCCTACGTCGGCGCGATCGTCACCACCGCGCTGCTGGCGGTGGTGTGCATGCTCTACGCCAGCGACGCCAGCCTGCAGGTGTTCCTGCCGGTGCTGACCTTCGCCGGCATCACCGCGGTGGAAGGCAACCTGATCACGCCGTTCATCCAGGGCGCCAGCATGCGCTTGTCGCCGATCGCGATCCTGCTGTGGCTGCTGGTGTGGGGCTGGCTGTGGGGCATTCCCGGCGCGCTGTTGGCGGTGCCGATGCTGACCTGCACCAAGTTGATCTGCGAACGCGTACGCGGCTGGGAGTGGTTCGCGCACATCGTGCAGCGCTAG
- a CDS encoding DUF1993 domain-containing protein, producing the protein MTTREIVELQRIFLSRLDTLDHILDVGEKHLGDLDAALTERLAPDMFPLGTQIAFACNQPRGFSQWCAGEPVENLSTEVASVAVARAHIRQTRELVSGIRAGDHKLDEIKRIGLGPGKYCELPGRQYASEYLLPNLYFHVTTAYAILRKIGVPLGKADFMHFLAPGVKLETRA; encoded by the coding sequence ATGACTACCCGGGAAATCGTCGAACTGCAGCGCATCTTCCTGTCGCGACTGGACACCCTCGATCACATCCTCGACGTCGGCGAGAAGCACCTCGGCGATCTCGACGCGGCACTGACCGAGCGCCTGGCGCCGGACATGTTCCCGCTCGGCACCCAGATCGCCTTCGCCTGCAACCAGCCGCGCGGCTTCTCGCAGTGGTGCGCCGGCGAGCCGGTGGAGAACCTGTCGACGGAGGTCGCTTCCGTGGCAGTGGCGCGCGCCCACATCCGGCAGACCCGGGAACTCGTTTCCGGCATCCGCGCCGGCGACCACAAGCTGGATGAGATCAAGCGCATCGGCCTTGGTCCCGGCAAGTACTGCGAACTGCCCGGCCGGCAATACGCAAGCGAATACCTGCTGCCCAATTTGTACTTTCACGTCACCACCGCATACGCCATCCTGCGCAAGATCGGCGTGCCGCTGGGCAAGGCCGACTTCATGCATTTCCTGGCCCCGGGCGTGAAGCTGGAAACGCGTGCCTGA
- a CDS encoding SDR family NAD(P)-dependent oxidoreductase: MSRSARRAPASTPVYRVALVSGANRGLGFEVVRQLSEHGITVLLGARDLDKGLHAARQLAGALGEVIAVQLDVTQQDQVDTLARWIEVTYGRLDVLVNNAGGHYDHDAHASHADLAPALDAMQTHLFGTWRLSSALLPLMRRHGYGRIVNVSSGCGASGSNGSACVAYRTSKSALNTYTRTLAAELEGSGIAVNAVCPGWTATDLGGPGGRPVSVGAAGVVWATSLPTPAPTGRFFRDGEVIAW, encoded by the coding sequence ATGAGCCGGTCGGCCCGCCGCGCGCCGGCGAGCACGCCGGTCTACCGCGTGGCGCTGGTCAGCGGCGCCAATCGCGGCCTGGGTTTCGAGGTGGTGCGCCAGCTCAGCGAACACGGCATCACCGTGCTGCTGGGCGCACGCGACCTGGACAAGGGCCTGCATGCAGCACGCCAGCTCGCCGGCGCGCTGGGCGAGGTGATCGCGGTGCAGCTCGACGTCACGCAACAGGACCAGGTCGACACGCTGGCGCGCTGGATCGAGGTGACCTACGGCCGGCTCGACGTGCTGGTCAACAACGCCGGCGGCCACTACGACCACGACGCCCACGCCAGCCACGCCGACCTCGCGCCGGCGCTGGATGCGATGCAGACCCACCTGTTCGGCACCTGGCGGCTGAGCAGCGCGCTGCTGCCGCTGATGCGCCGGCACGGCTACGGCCGCATCGTCAACGTCTCCAGCGGTTGCGGCGCCAGCGGCTCGAACGGCAGCGCCTGCGTGGCCTACCGCACCTCCAAGTCCGCGCTCAACACCTACACCCGCACGCTGGCGGCCGAGCTGGAAGGCAGCGGCATCGCGGTCAACGCCGTGTGCCCGGGCTGGACCGCCACCGATCTCGGCGGCCCCGGCGGCCGCCCGGTGAGCGTCGGCGCCGCCGGCGTGGTGTGGGCCACCAGCCTGCCTACCCCGGCGCCGACCGGGCGCTTCTTCCGCGATGGCGAAGTGATCGCCTGGTGA
- a CDS encoding efflux transporter outer membrane subunit, whose translation MTTWVRGSVLVFVLALAGCVSVGPNYRAAKIPAPQLQGLDAAQETNASFQAAWWKQFNDPVLDTLIQRAAANNLDLRIAVARLQEARALLGGAKSDQLPTIDTGASYTRSRGQQPGFGEQRRTTTTYQAGFDASWELDLFGGVRRSVEAAGADLGASEAALHDAQVSLLAEVARNYFELRGSQLRLDIARRDIDNQRQTVHLTEVRQQVGTGSEQDVASAKARLSAVQAQLPLLQTQASASEYRLAVLLGARPGELDIDVSPKSFTPIAASLPIGDAGDVLARRPDVRMAEREYAAATARIGVAKADFFPHLTLGGFLGFLSGRSNDFGSPSTRAWSLAPSISWAGLNVQRVRANLHASEARADAAQANYQRSVLEAIEDIDNAVTGFNQQRIRVDHLIEQATQSKHAADLARVRYQEGATGFLELLDAERTQLAAEDDLAQAEAAINTRAVALYKSLGGGWQACGDERCSAVAQTGATP comes from the coding sequence ATGACGACGTGGGTTCGTGGCTCCGTGCTCGTTTTCGTCCTCGCACTGGCGGGCTGCGTCAGCGTCGGCCCGAACTACCGCGCCGCGAAGATCCCCGCGCCGCAACTGCAGGGCCTCGACGCCGCACAGGAAACCAACGCGTCGTTCCAGGCCGCGTGGTGGAAGCAGTTCAACGATCCGGTATTGGATACGCTAATCCAGCGCGCCGCGGCCAACAACCTCGACCTGCGCATCGCGGTGGCGCGATTGCAGGAAGCGCGGGCGCTGCTCGGCGGCGCGAAGTCCGACCAGCTGCCGACCATCGACACCGGCGCGAGCTACACGCGCAGCCGCGGCCAGCAGCCGGGCTTCGGCGAGCAGCGGCGCACCACCACCACCTACCAGGCCGGCTTCGATGCCAGCTGGGAGCTGGACCTGTTCGGCGGCGTGCGCCGTTCGGTGGAAGCGGCCGGCGCCGACCTCGGCGCCAGCGAGGCGGCGCTGCACGACGCGCAAGTCAGCCTGCTGGCCGAGGTCGCACGCAACTATTTCGAACTGCGCGGCAGCCAGCTGCGGCTGGACATCGCCAGACGCGACATCGACAACCAGCGCCAGACCGTGCACCTCACCGAGGTGCGCCAGCAGGTCGGCACCGGCTCGGAGCAGGACGTGGCCAGCGCGAAGGCCCGCCTCAGCGCGGTGCAGGCGCAACTGCCGCTGCTGCAGACGCAGGCCAGCGCCAGCGAATACCGCCTCGCCGTGCTGCTCGGCGCGCGCCCGGGCGAACTGGACATCGACGTGTCGCCGAAGAGCTTCACGCCGATCGCAGCGAGCTTGCCGATCGGTGACGCCGGCGACGTGTTGGCGCGTCGTCCGGACGTGCGCATGGCCGAACGCGAGTACGCGGCCGCCACCGCGCGCATTGGCGTGGCCAAGGCGGATTTCTTCCCGCACCTCACGCTGGGCGGCTTCCTCGGTTTCCTGTCCGGGCGCAGCAACGACTTCGGCAGCCCGTCGACGCGCGCGTGGTCGCTGGCGCCGAGCATCAGCTGGGCCGGCCTCAACGTGCAGCGAGTGCGCGCGAACCTGCACGCCAGCGAGGCACGTGCCGACGCGGCGCAGGCGAATTACCAGCGCAGCGTGCTGGAGGCGATCGAGGACATCGACAACGCGGTCACCGGTTTCAACCAGCAACGCATCCGCGTCGATCACCTGATCGAACAGGCCACGCAGAGCAAGCACGCCGCCGACCTGGCGCGAGTGCGCTACCAGGAAGGCGCCACCGGCTTCCTCGAACTGCTCGACGCCGAGCGCACCCAGCTCGCCGCCGAAGACGACCTGGCGCAGGCCGAGGCGGCGATCAACACCCGCGCCGTCGCCTTGTACAAGTCGCTCGGCGGCGGCTGGCAGGCCTGCGGCGACGAGCGCTGCAGCGCGGTGGCGCAGACCGGCGCCACACCATGA
- a CDS encoding efflux RND transporter permease subunit — protein MKNIAQFFVDRPIMAAVLSLLFVITGSIAVFKLPISEYPEVVPPTVVVRAAYPGANPKVIGETVATPLEEQINGVEGMLYTSSQATSDGALTLTVTFALGTDLNTAQVDVQNRVAQALPKLPEEVQRLGVTTQKSSPDLTMVVHLTSPDQRYDMLYLSNYARLHVKDVLGRLDGVGDVQIFGAGEYSMRVWLDPQKLAQRSLTTGDVINAIREQNVQVAAGALNAPPGPSNSAFQLNINTRGRLVSEDDFRNIIVRTDARGGVTHLSDVAKVDLGSNNYALRSLLDNKPAVALPIFARPGSNAIQISDEVRATMTQLKKEFPQGVDYSIVYDPTVFVRGSIEAVAHTLLEAILLVVLVVILFLQTWRASIIPLVAVPVSLIGTFAIMYLAGFSLNALSLFGLVLAIGIVVDDAIVVVENVERHIELGQTPREATRQAMREVTGPIVATALVLCAVFIPTAFVSGLTGQFYRQFALTIAISTVISAFNSLTLSPALAAVLLKGHDAPKDRLTVWIDRAFGWLFRPFNRIFHRGSERYVGGVKRIVGKGKLALVVYAGLIALTWFGFSHVPTGFVPGQDKQYLVAFAQLPDAASLDRSEDVIQRMGAIALKQPGVEHAVAFPGLSINGFTNSTNSGIVFVTLKPFEERRSADLSAGAIAGALNQKFAAIQDAYIAVFPPPPVMGLGTIGGFRLQIEDRSDRGFDELYQQTHNLIAASRKDPALAGLFSSFQVSVPQVDADVNREKAKAEGVNLGDVYQTMQAYMGSLYVNDFNRFGRTYQVNVSADPAFRHTPQDILQLKTRNAQGQMVPLGSFVTVQQGAGPDRVQHYNGYATAEINGGPAPGFSSGQAQAAMEKLAKDNLPNGISFEWTELTYQQILAGNTAILVFPLCVLLVFLVLSSLYESWSLPLAVILIVPMVLLSAIAGVWLSGGDNNIFTQIGLIVLVGLACKNAILIVEFARERQHEGMSRHEAVLEAAKLRLRPILMTSFAFIMGVVPLVTSHGAGAEMRHAMGVAVFAGMLGVTIFGLIYTPLFYVVIRALVERREARAAERAAAHALPALENH, from the coding sequence ATGAAAAACATCGCCCAATTCTTTGTCGACCGGCCGATCATGGCCGCCGTGCTGTCGCTGCTGTTCGTGATCACCGGTTCCATCGCGGTGTTCAAGCTGCCGATCAGCGAGTATCCCGAAGTGGTGCCGCCCACCGTGGTGGTTCGCGCCGCCTACCCCGGCGCCAACCCCAAGGTGATCGGCGAAACCGTCGCCACGCCGCTGGAGGAACAGATCAACGGCGTCGAGGGCATGCTCTACACCTCCTCGCAGGCGACCAGCGACGGCGCACTCACCCTGACCGTGACGTTCGCGCTGGGCACCGACCTCAACACCGCCCAGGTCGACGTGCAGAACCGTGTGGCGCAGGCGCTGCCGAAACTGCCCGAGGAAGTGCAGCGGCTCGGCGTGACCACGCAGAAGAGCTCGCCCGACCTCACCATGGTCGTGCACCTCACCTCGCCCGATCAGCGCTACGACATGCTGTACCTGTCGAACTACGCGCGGTTGCACGTGAAAGACGTGCTGGGCCGGCTCGACGGCGTCGGCGACGTGCAGATCTTCGGTGCCGGCGAGTACTCGATGCGCGTGTGGCTGGACCCGCAGAAGCTGGCCCAGCGCTCGCTCACCACCGGTGACGTGATCAACGCGATCCGCGAGCAGAACGTGCAGGTCGCCGCCGGTGCGCTGAACGCGCCGCCCGGCCCATCCAATTCCGCGTTCCAGCTCAACATCAACACGCGCGGCCGGCTGGTCAGCGAGGACGACTTCCGCAACATCATCGTGCGCACCGATGCGCGCGGCGGCGTCACTCACCTCAGTGATGTCGCCAAAGTCGATCTCGGCTCGAACAACTACGCGCTGCGCAGCCTGCTCGACAACAAGCCGGCGGTGGCGCTGCCGATCTTCGCGCGGCCCGGCTCCAACGCGATCCAGATCTCCGACGAAGTACGCGCCACCATGACGCAGCTGAAAAAGGAATTCCCGCAAGGGGTCGACTACTCCATCGTGTACGACCCGACCGTGTTCGTGCGCGGCTCGATCGAGGCGGTGGCGCATACGCTGCTGGAGGCGATCCTGCTGGTGGTGCTGGTGGTGATCCTGTTCCTGCAGACCTGGCGCGCCTCGATCATTCCGCTGGTGGCGGTGCCGGTGTCGCTGATCGGCACGTTCGCGATCATGTACCTGGCCGGCTTCTCGCTCAACGCGTTGTCGCTGTTCGGACTGGTGCTGGCGATCGGCATTGTGGTCGATGACGCGATCGTGGTGGTGGAGAACGTCGAGCGGCATATCGAACTCGGGCAGACGCCACGCGAAGCCACTCGGCAAGCCATGCGCGAAGTCACCGGGCCGATCGTGGCGACCGCGCTGGTGCTGTGCGCGGTGTTCATCCCGACCGCCTTCGTCAGCGGCCTTACCGGCCAGTTCTACCGGCAGTTCGCGCTGACCATCGCGATCTCCACGGTGATCTCCGCGTTCAACTCGCTGACCCTGAGCCCGGCACTGGCCGCCGTGCTGCTGAAGGGCCACGACGCGCCGAAGGACCGCCTCACGGTCTGGATCGACCGCGCGTTCGGCTGGCTGTTCCGTCCATTCAACCGCATCTTCCATCGCGGCTCCGAGCGCTACGTCGGCGGCGTCAAGCGCATCGTTGGCAAGGGCAAGCTGGCGCTGGTGGTCTACGCCGGCCTGATCGCGCTGACCTGGTTCGGCTTCTCGCACGTGCCGACCGGTTTCGTGCCGGGGCAGGACAAGCAGTACCTGGTGGCATTCGCCCAGCTGCCCGACGCGGCCTCGCTCGATCGTTCCGAAGACGTGATCCAGCGCATGGGCGCGATCGCACTGAAGCAGCCGGGCGTCGAACACGCGGTGGCCTTCCCCGGCCTGTCGATCAACGGCTTCACCAACTCCACCAACTCCGGCATCGTGTTCGTCACGCTGAAGCCGTTCGAGGAGCGTCGCAGCGCCGATCTTTCCGCCGGTGCGATCGCCGGCGCGCTGAACCAGAAATTCGCCGCGATCCAGGACGCGTACATCGCGGTGTTCCCGCCACCGCCGGTGATGGGGCTGGGCACGATCGGCGGCTTCCGCCTGCAGATCGAGGATCGCAGCGACCGCGGCTTCGACGAGCTGTACCAGCAGACGCATAACCTGATCGCCGCCAGCCGCAAGGACCCGGCACTGGCCGGGCTGTTCTCCAGCTTCCAGGTCAGCGTGCCGCAGGTGGACGCCGACGTGAACCGCGAGAAGGCCAAGGCCGAGGGCGTGAACCTGGGCGACGTGTACCAGACCATGCAGGCCTACATGGGCTCGCTCTACGTCAACGACTTCAACCGCTTCGGCCGCACCTACCAGGTCAATGTTTCGGCCGACCCGGCGTTCCGCCACACGCCGCAGGACATCCTGCAGCTGAAGACGCGCAACGCGCAGGGCCAGATGGTGCCGCTGGGTTCGTTCGTCACCGTGCAGCAGGGCGCCGGCCCGGATCGCGTGCAGCACTACAACGGTTACGCCACCGCCGAGATCAACGGTGGCCCGGCGCCGGGCTTCAGCTCCGGCCAGGCGCAGGCGGCGATGGAGAAGCTGGCGAAGGACAACCTGCCCAACGGCATCAGCTTCGAGTGGACCGAGCTGACCTATCAGCAGATCCTCGCCGGCAACACCGCGATCCTGGTGTTCCCGTTATGCGTGCTGCTGGTGTTCCTGGTGCTGTCGTCGCTGTACGAAAGCTGGTCGCTGCCGCTGGCGGTGATCCTGATCGTGCCGATGGTGCTGCTGTCCGCGATCGCCGGCGTGTGGCTCAGCGGTGGCGACAACAACATCTTCACCCAGATCGGCTTGATCGTGCTGGTGGGACTGGCGTGCAAGAACGCGATCCTGATCGTCGAGTTCGCCCGCGAACGCCAGCATGAAGGCATGAGCCGCCACGAGGCGGTGCTGGAAGCGGCGAAGCTGCGACTGCGCCCGATCCTGATGACCTCGTTCGCCTTCATCATGGGCGTGGTGCCGCTGGTGACCTCGCATGGCGCCGGTGCCGAGATGCGTCACGCGATGGGCGTGGCGGTGTTCGCCGGCATGCTCGGCGTCACCATCTTCGGGCTGATCTACACGCCGCTGTTCTACGTCGTCATTCGCGCCCTGGTCGAGCGCCGCGAGGCGCGTGCGGCCGAACGCGCCGCGGCGCATGCGCTGCCGGCGCTGGAGAACCACTGA